The Pantoea phytobeneficialis genome has a segment encoding these proteins:
- a CDS encoding YraN family protein: MEPVSSGTNRSGTVNRQRIGAEQEQQARRYLERAGLQWIASNVRCRSGEIDLIMQDGDCWVFVEVRYRRDARFGGAAASVTRQKQQKLLRTAALWLLGRNGSFDTVNCRFDIIAITGRELEWLPDAFHADV; this comes from the coding sequence ATGGAACCAGTATCGTCAGGGACAAATCGTTCCGGTACAGTAAATCGCCAGCGCATTGGCGCTGAGCAAGAGCAGCAGGCGCGCCGCTATCTGGAGCGCGCCGGGCTGCAATGGATTGCCAGCAATGTTCGCTGTCGCAGCGGTGAGATTGACCTCATCATGCAGGATGGCGACTGCTGGGTCTTTGTCGAAGTGCGCTATCGACGCGATGCGCGTTTTGGCGGTGCAGCCGCCAGCGTAACGCGTCAGAAACAACAAAAGCTACTCCGTACCGCAGCGCTATGGCTGCTGGGACGTAACGGCAGTTTTGACACGGTAAATTGCCGCTTTGACATCATAGCCATTACCGGGCGCGAGCTGGAGTGGCTGCCCGATGCCTTTCATGCCGATGTGTAG
- the diaA gene encoding DnaA initiator-associating protein DiaA, with protein MQDRIKACFTESIQTQIAAAEALPDAISRAAMTLVQSLLSGNKILSCGNGASAANAQHFAASMINRFETERPSLPALALSADNVMLTAIGNDRLHDEIYAKQVRALGQAGDVLLAISTRGNTRDIIKAVEAAVTRDMTIVALTGYDGGELAGLLGPHDVEIRIPSHRSARIQEMHMLTLNCLCDLIDNTLFPHQE; from the coding sequence GTGCAGGACAGAATTAAAGCGTGTTTTACCGAAAGTATTCAGACTCAAATCGCTGCCGCCGAGGCGCTGCCGGATGCCATTTCCCGTGCGGCCATGACGTTGGTGCAGTCGCTGCTGAGCGGTAACAAAATCCTTAGCTGTGGTAATGGCGCGTCAGCGGCCAACGCTCAGCATTTTGCCGCCAGTATGATCAACCGGTTTGAGACCGAACGCCCCAGCCTGCCCGCGCTGGCGCTCAGTGCCGACAACGTAATGCTGACGGCCATTGGTAACGATCGGTTGCACGATGAAATTTATGCCAAGCAGGTGCGAGCGCTTGGCCAGGCCGGTGATGTTCTGCTGGCCATTTCCACCCGTGGCAACACCCGTGACATTATTAAAGCGGTTGAAGCTGCGGTTACACGCGATATGACCATCGTGGCGCTGACCGGCTACGACGGCGGTGAGCTGGCCGGCCTGCTCGGCCCACACGATGTGGAAATTCGCATTCCGTCACATCGCAGTGCGCGTATTCAGGAGATGCATATGCTGACGCTGAACTGCCTGTGCGATTTGATCGATAACACCTTGTTCCCCCACCAGGAATGA
- the dolP gene encoding division/outer membrane stress-associated lipid-binding lipoprotein, which yields MKALNAVAILFTAMMLQGCVAVVAGGAAVATKTATDPRTVGTQVDDGTLELRVSNALAKDEQIKNQARVVVTAYQGKVLLTGQSPSADLASRAKQIAMGVDGATEVYNEIRTGQKVSLGTSSNDTWITTKIRSQLLGSDQVKSSNVKVTTENGEVFLLGLVTQQEAAAAADIASRVSGVKHVTTAFTILK from the coding sequence ATGAAAGCATTGAACGCTGTCGCCATTCTTTTCACCGCCATGATGTTGCAGGGCTGCGTTGCTGTCGTCGCTGGCGGTGCCGCAGTAGCCACCAAAACCGCCACCGATCCCCGCACCGTGGGCACCCAGGTGGATGACGGTACGCTGGAGTTACGCGTCAGCAACGCGCTGGCAAAAGATGAACAGATCAAAAACCAGGCGCGCGTCGTAGTGACCGCCTATCAGGGCAAAGTGCTACTGACCGGTCAGTCACCGTCGGCGGATCTCGCCAGCCGCGCGAAACAGATCGCGATGGGTGTCGATGGCGCGACTGAGGTGTACAACGAAATCCGTACCGGCCAGAAAGTCAGCCTCGGTACATCCTCTAATGACACCTGGATCACCACCAAAATCCGCTCACAACTGCTGGGCAGCGATCAGGTGAAATCGTCGAACGTGAAAGTGACCACCGAAAACGGCGAAGTGTTCCTGCTGGGTCTGGTGACACAACAGGAAGCGGCAGCGGCGGCGGATATCGCCAGCCGGGTAAGCGGTGTGAAGCACGTCACCACCGCCTTTACCATTCTGAAATAA
- a CDS encoding pirin family protein, translating into MMTTRCASACGQADFGWLQARYSFSFGHYFDPKLMGYASLRVLNQEVLAPGAAFQPRTYPQVDVLNLVLQGEAEYRDSEGNHIIARAGEALLLSARQGVSYSEINLSKDQPLTRMQLWLSACPERENPLLQKMSLPEQTSFLLASPDGAEGSLQLRQQVWIHQVTLAPGEQHSVKLNGPRAYLQSIHGSVDVQASSAHQEKLSCGDGAFLAEEQQITLQAKTPLRALVIDIPV; encoded by the coding sequence ATGATGACAACCCGCTGCGCGTCAGCATGTGGCCAGGCCGATTTCGGTTGGTTGCAGGCGCGTTACAGCTTCTCATTTGGCCACTATTTTGATCCGAAACTGATGGGCTATGCCTCACTGCGCGTGCTCAATCAAGAAGTGCTGGCACCCGGTGCTGCCTTCCAGCCCCGCACCTATCCTCAGGTTGATGTACTCAACCTGGTACTACAGGGCGAGGCGGAGTACCGCGACAGCGAGGGCAACCATATTATCGCCCGTGCCGGTGAAGCGCTGCTGTTGTCGGCGCGCCAGGGCGTGAGCTATAGCGAAATCAATCTCAGCAAAGATCAACCGCTGACACGTATGCAGTTGTGGCTGTCGGCGTGCCCGGAACGCGAGAATCCGTTGTTGCAGAAAATGTCGCTGCCCGAGCAGACCTCTTTCCTGTTGGCTTCGCCAGACGGTGCGGAAGGCAGTTTACAGCTGCGTCAGCAGGTGTGGATTCATCAGGTAACGCTGGCTCCCGGCGAGCAACATAGCGTGAAGCTGAACGGTCCACGCGCCTATCTGCAATCGATCCACGGATCGGTGGATGTGCAGGCGAGCAGTGCGCATCAGGAAAAGCTAAGCTGTGGCGATGGGGCATTTCTGGCAGAAGAACAGCAGATTACGTTGCAGGCGAAAACGCCGTTACGTGCGTTGGTGATTGATATACCGGTGTAA
- a CDS encoding LysR family transcriptional regulator, with protein MAKERALTLEALRVMDAIDRRGSFAAAADELGRVPSALSYTMQKLEEELDVVLFDRSGHRTKFTNVGRMLLERGRVLLEAADKLTTDAEALARGWETHLTIVTEALVPTEHLFPLVTKLADKANTQISLVTEVLAGAWERLEQGRADIVIAPDMHFRASTEINTRKLYSMMSVYVASPDHPIHQEAEPQSEVTRVKYRGIAVADTARERPVLTVQLLDKQQRLTVSSMEDKRKALLAGLGVATMPYSLVEQDIAEGRLRVVSAEYTREVDIIMAWRRDSMGEAKAWCLREIPRLLAKKG; from the coding sequence ATGGCAAAAGAGCGCGCGTTAACCCTGGAAGCTTTACGTGTGATGGATGCTATTGACCGGCGCGGCAGCTTTGCGGCTGCGGCCGACGAGCTGGGACGTGTACCTTCCGCATTGAGCTACACCATGCAGAAGCTGGAAGAGGAGCTGGATGTCGTGCTGTTTGACCGCTCCGGTCACCGCACTAAATTCACCAACGTAGGACGCATGCTGCTGGAACGTGGCCGCGTGCTGTTGGAAGCCGCCGACAAACTCACCACCGACGCTGAAGCGCTGGCGCGCGGTTGGGAAACCCATCTCACCATCGTCACCGAGGCGCTGGTGCCCACCGAACACCTGTTCCCGCTGGTGACCAAACTGGCGGACAAAGCCAATACCCAGATATCCCTGGTGACCGAAGTGCTGGCCGGTGCCTGGGAGCGGCTGGAGCAGGGGCGTGCCGATATCGTCATTGCGCCGGATATGCATTTCCGCGCCTCAACGGAAATCAACACCCGCAAGTTGTACAGCATGATGAGCGTGTATGTCGCCAGTCCGGATCATCCCATTCATCAGGAAGCCGAGCCACAATCTGAGGTGACGCGTGTGAAGTATCGCGGCATTGCAGTGGCCGATACCGCGCGCGAGCGCCCGGTGTTGACCGTGCAGTTGCTGGACAAGCAACAGCGCCTGACGGTAAGCAGCATGGAAGACAAACGCAAAGCGCTGCTGGCCGGACTGGGTGTGGCGACCATGCCCTATTCGCTGGTGGAGCAGGATATCGCCGAAGGACGTCTGCGCGTGGTGAGTGCGGAATATACCCGCGAGGTGGATATCATTATGGCGTGGCGCCGCGACAGCATGGGTGAAGCGAAAGCATGGTGCCTGCGCGAGATCCCGCGTTTGCTGGCGAAGAAAGGTTAA
- a CDS encoding BglG family transcription antiterminator, which yields MRFPNQRLAQLFAALQTETLPQDELARRFSVSTRTVRTDITALNALLAQHGAQFVLARGEGYQLKVEDALRFGQLQAQTAAPLRVPRTSQERVRYLLSRFLTAAYSLKLEDLSEEWFVSRATLQSDMAEVREWFGRYHLNIETKPRYGMKLFGSEAAIRTCLTDLLWQIDQDTPDSPLLTVETLHSGMLEQLQPLLQHCFSQHAIRLSDEGERYLQIYCAVAVRRISEGFPLNDPGAEDVGEEVREAAQQLINLMRPLVGKPISQAEENWLRVNIAARQIQALAPSTINADDADALVDYLLNYINTHYNYRLQQDEQLRADLLTHIKTMITRVRYQIHIPNPLLSNIKQHYPMAYDMTLAAVTSWGKYTPYSISENEIGFLVLHIGVGLERHYDVGYQRHPQVLLVCDSGNSTLRMIEAMLLRKYPQLQVTGRLSLREYEALAAIDEDFVISTTRLREKNSPVVVMSPFPTEFQLEQLGKLVLVDRTRPYMLEKYFDAQHFLVVDQPMTQSALFHQLCNQLQREGYVEDDFYPSVEEREAIVSTMLGEGIALPHSLGLLAKKTVVYTVLAPQGISWGDETASVIFLLAISKSEYEEAMAIYDLFVTFLRERATARLRDCGDFVSFKAVAMDCLSRL from the coding sequence GTGAGATTTCCCAACCAGCGTCTGGCCCAACTTTTCGCTGCGCTGCAAACCGAAACGCTGCCGCAGGATGAGCTGGCGCGACGTTTTTCCGTGTCCACTCGCACGGTGCGCACCGATATCACGGCGCTTAACGCGCTGTTGGCGCAGCATGGTGCGCAGTTCGTGCTGGCGCGTGGCGAGGGTTATCAACTGAAGGTGGAGGACGCGCTGCGTTTTGGTCAGCTCCAGGCACAAACCGCGGCACCGCTGCGCGTGCCGCGTACCTCACAGGAACGGGTGCGTTATCTGCTCAGTCGTTTTCTCACCGCTGCATATTCGCTGAAGCTGGAAGATTTGTCGGAAGAGTGGTTTGTCAGCCGCGCGACCCTGCAAAGCGACATGGCTGAGGTGCGTGAATGGTTCGGGCGTTATCATCTGAATATCGAAACCAAACCGCGTTACGGAATGAAGCTGTTCGGCAGCGAAGCGGCGATTCGCACCTGCCTGACTGATTTGCTGTGGCAAATCGACCAGGATACGCCGGACAGCCCGCTGTTAACGGTGGAAACGCTACACAGCGGCATGCTGGAGCAGTTGCAACCGCTGCTTCAGCATTGTTTCTCGCAGCACGCCATTCGCCTCAGCGATGAAGGTGAACGCTATCTGCAAATCTATTGCGCGGTGGCAGTACGGCGCATCAGCGAAGGTTTTCCGCTGAACGATCCGGGTGCGGAGGATGTCGGCGAGGAGGTGCGTGAAGCCGCGCAGCAACTGATTAACCTGATGCGGCCGCTGGTGGGAAAACCGATCTCTCAGGCGGAAGAGAACTGGCTGCGCGTCAACATCGCTGCCCGCCAGATTCAGGCACTGGCCCCCAGCACCATCAATGCCGATGATGCGGATGCGCTGGTCGATTACCTGCTGAATTACATCAACACGCACTACAACTATCGTCTGCAACAGGATGAACAGTTGCGTGCCGATCTGCTCACCCATATCAAAACCATGATCACCCGGGTGCGTTACCAGATCCATATCCCCAATCCGCTGCTGAGTAATATCAAGCAGCATTACCCGATGGCCTACGACATGACGCTGGCGGCGGTCACCAGTTGGGGGAAATATACCCCTTACAGCATCAGCGAAAACGAAATCGGTTTTCTGGTGCTGCATATCGGCGTCGGGCTGGAGCGTCACTATGATGTGGGCTATCAGCGTCACCCCCAGGTGCTGCTGGTGTGTGACAGCGGTAACTCTACCTTGCGCATGATTGAAGCGATGCTGCTACGTAAGTATCCCCAGTTGCAGGTGACGGGCCGCCTGTCGCTACGTGAATACGAGGCGCTTGCGGCTATTGATGAAGATTTTGTTATCTCCACCACCCGCTTGCGTGAGAAAAACAGCCCGGTGGTGGTGATGTCGCCGTTCCCAACGGAATTCCAGCTTGAGCAGCTCGGCAAACTGGTGCTGGTGGATCGTACCCGGCCTTATATGCTGGAAAAATACTTCGATGCACAGCATTTTCTGGTGGTGGACCAGCCGATGACGCAATCGGCGCTGTTCCATCAACTGTGCAACCAGCTTCAGCGTGAAGGCTATGTGGAAGACGATTTTTATCCCTCGGTTGAGGAACGTGAAGCGATTGTTAGCACCATGCTGGGGGAGGGGATTGCGCTGCCGCACTCGCTGGGTCTGCTGGCGAAGAAAACCGTGGTGTACACCGTGCTGGCACCGCAGGGCATCAGTTGGGGCGATGAAACCGCCTCGGTGATTTTCCTGCTGGCCATCAGCAAAAGTGAATATGAAGAGGCGATGGCGATTTATGACCTGTTCGTCACTTTCCTGCGCGAACGCGCAACCGCCCGGTTGCGTGACTGCGGCGATTTTGTCAGCTTCAAGGCCGTGGCGATGGATTGTTTGAGTCGCCTGTAA
- the dagF gene encoding 2-dehydro-3-deoxy-phosphogluconate aldolase, with amino-acid sequence MTLTPKFYQGRLCLNVLAGSKQNARDIWEAADGYVLVGVLSKNYASTEAAIADMREYAALIDNAISVGLGAGDPNQSAMVSEIAAELQPQHVNQVFTGVATSRALLGQHDTVVNGLISPTGTPGLVKISTGPLSAQGPDAIVPIDSAIRLLQDMGGSSVKYFPMGGLKAVAEYRAVAEACARNNFWLEPTGGIDLDNFEEIVRIALEAGVSKVIPHVYSSIIDSATGDTRIDDVRQLLATCKKLL; translated from the coding sequence ATGACTCTGACTCCAAAATTTTATCAGGGCCGTCTGTGCCTCAATGTGCTGGCGGGTTCTAAACAGAATGCGCGCGATATCTGGGAAGCGGCGGATGGTTATGTGTTGGTGGGCGTGTTGTCGAAAAACTACGCCAGCACTGAGGCGGCAATTGCCGATATGCGCGAATATGCTGCGCTGATTGATAACGCGATTTCGGTTGGACTGGGTGCCGGGGATCCCAATCAATCGGCGATGGTGAGTGAGATTGCAGCTGAGCTGCAACCGCAACACGTTAACCAGGTGTTCACCGGCGTCGCGACCAGTCGCGCGCTGCTCGGCCAGCATGACACCGTGGTCAACGGCCTGATTTCCCCCACCGGCACGCCGGGTCTGGTCAAAATCTCCACCGGACCGCTGAGTGCGCAAGGGCCGGATGCCATCGTGCCAATCGACAGCGCGATTCGCTTGTTGCAGGACATGGGCGGCAGCTCGGTGAAATACTTCCCGATGGGGGGATTGAAAGCGGTAGCGGAGTACCGCGCGGTGGCGGAAGCCTGTGCGCGTAACAACTTCTGGCTGGAACCCACCGGCGGTATTGATCTCGACAATTTTGAAGAGATTGTTCGCATTGCGCTGGAGGCGGGCGTCAGTAAAGTGATTCCGCACGTCTACAGTTCGATTATCGATAGCGCGACTGGCGACACACGCATTGACGATGTGCGTCAGCTTCTGGCAACGTGCAAAAAGTTGTTGTAA
- a CDS encoding DgaE family pyridoxal phosphate-dependent ammonia lyase has product MSSIYEKYDLKQVINASGRMTILGVSTPAADVVDTVKYGLNHYFEMKDLVDKTGAYIAQLLEVESAVVVSCASAGIAQSVAAVIVKDNAWLLENLHAAPLSVPHDIVMPKGHNVNFGAPVGTMVALGGGRLVEAGYSNECSPEQLAAAITPTTAALLYIKSHHCVQKSHLSVEQAAVVARKHGIPLIVDAAAEEDLQCYYQMGADLVIYSGAKAIEGPTSGLVIGRTQYVEWVKRQSNGIGRAMKVGKEGILGLTQAIENYLSQEKTTGAEMVEKMTPFIANLNTLNGVSARVVWDAAGRDIARAEIKFDEAQTGWATGELVQALKNGVIAIYFRGYKANEGIIEADVRSVSDDQLHTIFTAIEALLSGEKHA; this is encoded by the coding sequence CGTATCGACCCCGGCAGCAGACGTGGTCGATACCGTGAAATACGGCCTTAACCACTACTTTGAGATGAAAGATCTGGTGGATAAAACCGGGGCGTATATCGCGCAACTGCTTGAGGTGGAAAGCGCAGTGGTGGTTTCCTGTGCGTCGGCGGGCATTGCGCAAAGTGTGGCGGCGGTGATCGTGAAAGATAACGCCTGGCTGCTGGAAAACCTGCATGCCGCACCACTCAGCGTGCCGCACGATATCGTGATGCCGAAAGGTCATAACGTCAATTTTGGCGCGCCGGTTGGCACCATGGTGGCATTGGGTGGTGGACGCCTGGTGGAGGCAGGCTACAGCAACGAATGTTCGCCAGAACAGCTGGCAGCGGCGATTACGCCGACGACCGCCGCGTTGCTGTATATCAAATCACACCATTGCGTGCAGAAAAGCCATCTCAGTGTCGAACAGGCGGCAGTGGTGGCGCGTAAGCATGGCATTCCGTTGATTGTCGATGCGGCAGCGGAAGAAGATTTGCAGTGCTACTACCAGATGGGCGCTGACCTGGTGATCTACAGCGGGGCGAAAGCGATTGAAGGACCAACCAGCGGTCTGGTGATTGGCCGCACCCAATATGTTGAGTGGGTGAAGCGCCAGAGTAACGGCATCGGTCGTGCGATGAAAGTCGGCAAAGAGGGCATCCTCGGCCTGACGCAGGCGATTGAAAACTATCTGTCGCAGGAGAAAACCACCGGCGCAGAGATGGTGGAAAAAATGACGCCGTTTATCGCCAACCTCAACACCCTGAATGGCGTCAGCGCGCGTGTGGTATGGGATGCTGCCGGACGTGACATCGCCCGTGCCGAAATCAAGTTCGACGAAGCGCAAACCGGCTGGGCCACTGGCGAGCTGGTGCAGGCACTGAAAAACGGCGTTATCGCCATCTATTTCCGTGGCTATAAAGCCAATGAAGGCATTATCGAGGCCGATGTGCGTAGCGTCAGCGACGATCAGCTGCATACCATTTTTACCGCCATCGAGGCGCTGCTCAGCGGGGAGAAACACGCATGA